From a region of the Arachis ipaensis cultivar K30076 chromosome B09, Araip1.1, whole genome shotgun sequence genome:
- the LOC107616403 gene encoding lectin-like, producing the protein MEYHAFESSNVFCTGLAFVPKEEGGIEMEEEKDDGWIIAFVHNDDINLSQDTLREYRKEIMLEIIVDPNNFALAQALKFLDKSPQPTVHHNHPRNKLSAKIVNFSLWSFEYIYSYFRISKPYNTEYTPGPGDGLAFFLASADTEIPPESSGKFLGLFNDASDRIVAVEFDTFSNSDIGDPNYPHIGIDVNSIRSSKVCYWNFHDAAITTAKITYNSAHKKLIVHVSTYLHSQPDTLTYDVDLSTKLPEKVKIGISASTGQFSQTTEILSWIFKSN; encoded by the exons ATGGAATATCATGCATTTGAAAGCAGCAATGTGTTTTGCACTGGACTCGCCTTTGTCCCTAAAGAAGAAGGGGGTATCGaaatggaagaagaaaaagatgatggTTGGATCATTGCTTTTGTTCACAATGATGACATTAATTTATCACAA GACACCTTGAGGGAATATAGGAAGGAAATAATGCTCGAAATCATTGTGGATCCTAATAATTTTGCCCTTGCGCAAGCACTGAAGTTCCTTGACAAAAGTCCTCAACCTACTGTGCACCATAATCATCCCAGGAACAAAC TTAGTGCTAAAATAGTCAACTTTTCTCTTTGGTCCTTTGAGTATATATACTCTTACTTTCGCATCTCAAAACCCTATAACACTGAATATACACCTGGACCTGGTGATGGTCTTGCCTTCTTCCTTGCTAGTGCTGACACTGAAATTCCTCCTGAATCTTCTGGAAAGTTTCTCGGCCTCTTTAATGATGCATCTGACAGAATTGTTGCTGTTGAATTCGATACTTTTTCCAACTCCGATATTGGGGATCCCAATTATCCACACATCGGAATTGATGTTAACTCTATCAGGTCATCAAAAGTTTGTTACTGGAATTTTCATGATGCAGCGATAACTACTGCAAAGATAACATATAACTCTGCTCATAAGAAGTTAATTGTCCATGTCTCTACATATCTCCACAGCCAACCCGACACTCTTACTTATGATGTCGATTTGAGTACTAAGCTGCCTGAAAAGGTTAAGATTGGAATATCTGCTTCCACTGGACAATTCTCGCAGACTACTGAGATTCTATCTTGGATCTTCAAGTCCAACTGA